From the Rhinatrema bivittatum chromosome 3, aRhiBiv1.1, whole genome shotgun sequence genome, one window contains:
- the LOC115087034 gene encoding uncharacterized protein LOC115087034 gives MIHHLSFPEGGSVNDYLDPEACSVAYASFDQALDMVRHWGQGAWLAKADIESAFRLLPIHPSCFHLLGFQFRGKYYFDKCLPMGCSISCAYFERFSTFVQWAVEQDIGKGKIIHYLDDFLFTGHRDTQACAQGLEAFTRKTDELGIPLAKHKSEGPSQKLSFLGHLNFACKIMPMGRPFMRRLSQATAGIRRSHHFIRITKELREDLIVWKTFLGEYNGRTVWRDPIMTNRELQLYTDAAGSAGFGAYLAGKWCAERWPVQWEAMGLLRDITFLELFPIVAAIHMWKACFHNRRVVFWSDNMAVVQAINSLTAHSPRVIRLLRDLVLLCLRINLVFKAKYVPGEANGIADALSRCQWSRFIPGPGSRASPLSRPSADLGIRVPGIASILRSALAESTGRAYARGWSLFQKFCQSNNTQVQGTMTERNVMTERNVTEFLLYLKNSGVSRAQAGQHVAAIVFVSKLWGIGSISNSFLIKKILEGWRRQEPVRRDARKPITPMLLQALVKELPSLVWDNYEVKLWTVAFSLMFFGAFRNSELIPRAKVTTRASDGGLLIENIRLFNETVQIFLRRAKTDQRAVGRWITLYPAHTGVICPVRATTEYLKVRPLGGGPFLKHKDGNALSRYQFISMLRKGLEKIGEDAGAYHTHSFRIGAASFASSSGLSEDQIKALGRWKSGKFKTYIRPNNQTAQ, from the exons ATGATTCACCATTTATCCTTCCCAGAGGGTGGGTCAGTGAATGATTACTTGGACCCCGAAGCATGCTCGGTCGCCTACGCCTCATTCGACCAGGCATTAGACATGGTGAGGCATTGGGGGCAAGGGGCATGGTTGGCAAAAGCCGACATTGAATCAGCCTTCCGCTTGCTTCCAATACATCCAAGCTGCTTCCATCTGTTGGGGTTTCAATTCCGAGGTAAATATTACTTCGATAAATGCCTCCCGATGGGCTGCTCTATATCTTGCGCCTACTTTGAGAGGtttagcacatttgtgcaatgggCTGTAGAGCAGGACATCGGGAAAGGGAAAATCATacactatttggatgattttctgtttacCGGCCATAGGGACACACAGGCCTGTGCGCAAGGCCTCGAAGCATTCACCCGGAAAACTGACGAATTAGGCATTCCGCTAGCTAAGCACAAATCAGAAGGACCGTCACAAAAATTGTCATTTCTCG GTCACCTCAATTTCGCTTGCAAGATCATGCCCATGGGTCGCCCCTTCATGAGAAGATTGTCCCAAGCCACAGCAGGTATTCGCAGGAGCCATCATTTCATTAGAATCACCAAGGAGCTCAGGGAGGACCTCATAGTATGGAAGACATTCCTAGGGGAATATAATGGGCGGACAGTTTGGAGGGACCCAATCATGACCAATAGGGAGCTGCAGCTCTACACCGACGCAGCGGGGAGCGCTGGATTTGGGGCCTATCTGGCTGGGAAATGGTGCGCGGAACGATGGCCAGTACAGTGGGAAGCCATGGGTTTACTCAGAGACATCACTTTTCTCGAATTGTTCCCCATTGTTGCAGCAATACACATGTGGAAAGCATGTTTCCACAACAGAAGAGTGGTTTTTTGGTCAGACAACATGGCGGTTGTACAGGCGATAAATTCTCTCACCGCTCACTCCCCTAGGGTCATTAGGCTATTGCGGGATTTAGTACTGCTCTGCCTGCGCATTAACCTGGTCTTTAAGGCTAAGTACGTTCCGGGGGAAGCTAACGGCATCGCTGATGCATTGTCTCGTTGTCAGTGGTCTCGTTTCATTCCTGGCCCCGGAAGCAGAGCATCACCCTTATCACGTCCCTCCGCGGATTTGGGAATTAGGGTGCCCGGAATCGCCTCCATATTGAGATCGGCTCTGGCAGAGAGTACGGGGAGAGCATATGCACGCGGCTGGAGCCTGTTCCAAAAATTTTGCCAATCAAATAACACGCAAGTTCAGGggacaatgacagagagaaatgtaatgacagagagaaatgtaaCAGAGTTCTTGCTCTACCTCAAGAACTCGGGAGTATCAAGAGCACAGGCAGGGCAACATGTAGCTGCTATTGTTTTCGTCTCCAAACTATGGGGGATAGGCTCAATTAGCAACTCCTTTCTCATAAAAAAGATATTAGAGGGTTGGCGGAGACAAGAACCAGTTAGAAGGGACGCCAGAAAGCCTATCACACCAATGCTGCTACAAGCACTGGTAAAGGAGCTCCCCAGCCTAGTTTGGGACAATTATGAGGTAAAGCTATGGACCGTGGCTTTTTCACTAATGTTCTTTGGTGCATTTAGAAACAGCGAGCTTATCCCGAGGGCAAAGGTGACCACCAGGGCATCGGATGGGGGTCTCCTGATAGAAAACATAAGGCTGTTTAATGAGACAGTACagatctttctcaggcgagcaaaAACTGATCAACGGGCAGTAGGTCGCTGGATTACATTATACCCTGCTCATACGGGGGTGATATGCCCCGTAAGGgctacaacagaatacctcaaagtaCGCCCGCTGGGGGGAGGGCCCTTTCTAAAACACAAAGATGGCAACGCGCTATCGCGTTACCAGTTTATCAGTATGCTACGCAAAGGCTTGGAAAAGATAGGGGAAGACGCGGGAGCttatcacacacattcattccgaATAGGCGCAGCATCCTTCGCCAGCAGCAGCGGTTTAAGCGAAGATCAAATTAAGGCGCTAGGGCGGTGGAAATCCGGTAAATTCAAAACATACATACGACCCAATAACCAGACAGCCCAATGA